Proteins encoded within one genomic window of Musa acuminata AAA Group cultivar baxijiao unplaced genomic scaffold, Cavendish_Baxijiao_AAA HiC_scaffold_1097, whole genome shotgun sequence:
- the LOC103973424 gene encoding small ribosomal subunit protein uS4m: MPALRFQACRLLLGNVRNRELSLIQRSILRRLRNKRRSIQINLSRRENRNCYIKSQTTRKLSLYYGDLPTRGLLRRGRERTSYIPFLLNQETRSDVILVRLHFSKTIPQARQPISHRKVSLNNGQVSITSSQVSHGDLISFPETIAEIQIRRSFYIDISVGKIIGKFLPVRMWRRTKTEWFRLLKTKRGCRLLLQSGFLQELRDSMQEEDLERTKKFGSAKVCLGSSFAEHNRMKKNLFHFKYFFLLKRRKEKNRNPPTLSICAFVDKYKVYCNSTYCSGSPFTRKIRIKRIELPTHYSEVNHRTPKAVVSYGPNLGNIPHDIRLKDPNLPL; encoded by the coding sequence ATGCCTGCATTAAGATTTCAAGCGTGTCGTCTACTTCTAGGAAATGTTCGGAACAGAGAACTTTCTCTAATACAACGCAGCATTCTCCGAAGATTGAGGAACAAGAGGAGATCAATCCAAATCAATCTTTCTAGGAGAGAAAATCGAAACTGTTACATTAAATCACAAACAACACGAAAGTTGTCCCTTTATTATGGAGATTTACCTACAAGGGGGCTTCTTCGGAGAGGAAGAGAACGAACTTCATATATCCCTTTTCTACTCAATCAAGAAACAAGATCGGACGTGATTCTGGTTCGTCTCCATTTTAGTAAAACCATTCCTCAAGCAAGGCAGCCGATAAGTCATCGAAAGGTTAGTTTGAATAATGGACAGGTCAGCATAACAAGTTCTCAAGTTTCCCACGGTGATCTAATATCTTTTCCAGAAACTATAGCCGAAATACAAATAAGGAGATCTTTCTATATCGACATATCAGTTGGCAAAATAATAGGGAAATTCCTGCCGGTCAGAATGTGGAGAAGAACCAAAACAGAATGGTTCCGCTTACTCAAAACAAAGAGGGGGTGCCGTCTACTACTCCAATCCGGGTTTTTGCAAGAGTTGCGTGATTCTATGCAAGAAGAAGACTTAGAAAGAACAAAGAAGTTTGGATCCGCTAAAGTATGCTTAGGCAGTTCCTTCGCTGAGCACAACAGAATGAAGAAGAATTTGTTTCATTTCAAATACTTTTTCTTATTGAAGAGAAGGAAGGAGAAAAAccgaaatcctccaactctttccATATGCGCTTTTGTTGACAAGTATAAAGTATATTGTAATTCGACCTATTGCTCTGGATCCCCTTTTACTAGGAAGATAAGAATCAAAAGGATCGAACTACCTACTCATTATTCGGAGGTAAATCATAGAACACCAAAAGCTGTGGTATCTTATGGACCTAACTTAGGGAACATCCCTCACGACATAAGATTGAAAGATCCAAACCTTCCTCTTTAG